The following are encoded together in the Erythrolamprus reginae isolate rEryReg1 unplaced genomic scaffold, rEryReg1.hap1 H_2, whole genome shotgun sequence genome:
- the LOC139155461 gene encoding protein CASC3-like — translation MADRRRQRASQDSSEEDESDSPPGSAASSPHSGSHRVGLAGATSTVAAIAGTENVEAPVTVGGSPADSECESEDGIEGHAVLSDYESAEDSEAEEGEYSEEETNKMDLKRDRNDTELRTKGDEKPESKGTVAGERQSGDGQESTEQVENKIGKKLPKHLDDDEDRKNPAYIPRKGLFFEHDLRGQTQEEEVRPKGRQRKLWKDEGRWEHDKFREDEQAPKSRQELIALYGYDIRSAHNPDDIKPRRVRKPRFGSPPQRESNWSSERPSKPPRHQSVDNTTVAPRTFINRNSAGTGRMASPRAFPKPSGYKDTRPSYRAVDVSSQHSPRFSEQSKPESSYRARRSDPIPAREPSPKSEIPPVQNSPVKKEEIVLENQTPPADILQTQPDRPMEKKSYSRARRSRTKAGETGKLADEVPPPSGLMPAPLKTADIIPSPPSAKTGNWEAPAEANLGGLEQDMTQLNMTEQNWNQGQPQFIPPQGLPNQMHIGAAPPPQFNRIEDMGVQAGRAKRYSSQRQRPVPEPAPPVHISIMEGHYYDALQFQGPIYTHGENPTPLPPQGVIVQPEMHLSHPGLHPHQTPAPLANPGLYPPPVSMPPGQQPPPPPPQQLLAPTYFPPPGVMNFGNPSYPYPPGALPPPPPPHLYPNTQAQSQVYGGVTYYNTVQQQVQPKPSPPRRASQPVTIKPPPPEVCYFPPVSS, via the exons ATGGCGGATCGTCGGAGGCAGCGCGCTTCTCAGGATAGCAGCGAAGAGGATGAGTCCGATTCGCCGCCTGGAAGCGCAGCTTCTTCCCCGCACAGCGGCAGTCACCGCGTTGGCTTAGCCGGAGCGACAAGTACCGTCGCTGCTATCGCTGGTACTGAAAATGTAGAGGCGCCGGTGACGGTTGGAGGTAGCCCGGCCGACTCGGAGTGT GAAAGTGAAGATGGCATAGAAGGACATG CTGTTCTCTCTGATTATGAAAGTGCTGAGGATTCCGAG GCTGAGGAAGGAGAATACAGTGAAGAAGAAACCAATAAAATGGACTTAAAGCGGGACAGAAATGACACTGAATTAAGAACAAAAGGGGATGAGAAACCAGAATCAAAAGGCACAGTTGCAGGTGAAAGGCAGAGTGGGGATGGGCAG GAAAGCACTGAACAAGTTGAAAACAAAATTGGTAAAAAACTTCCTAAGCATCTTGATGATGATGAAGACCGGAAGAACCCAGCGTACATACCTCGTAAAGGTCTTTTCTTTGAGCATGACCTCCGTGGACAAACTCAGGAAGAGGAAGTCCG ACCTAAGGGTCGCCAGCGTAAATTGTGGAAAGACGAAGGACGATGGGAACATGACAAATTTCGAGAAGATGAGCAAGCACCAAAATCCAGACAAGAGCTAATTGCTCTTTACGGCTATGATATCCGCTCTGCACACAACCCTGATGACATCAAACCCAGGAGAGTGCGCAAACCAAG GTTTGGGAGTCCACCACAAAGAGAATCCAATTGGTCTAGTGAACGACCAAGTAAGCCACCACGACATCAGAGTGTAGACAATACTACTGTGGCACCCCGGACATTCATTAATCGAAACTCAGCAGGAACAGGGCGGATGGCCAGCCCAAGGGCATTTCCCAAACCTAGTGGCTATAAAGATACTCGCCCAAGTTATCGAGCTGTGGATGTAAGTAGTCAACATTCACCTCGCTTCAGTGAACAATCAAAACCTGAGAGCAGTTACCGGGCCAGACGATCAGATCCAATTCCAGCAAGAGAGCCTTCTCCCAAATCTGAGATACCACCTGTTCAAAACAGCcctgttaaaaaagaagaaattgttTTGGAAAATCAAACTCCACCTGCAGATATTCTACAGACACAGCCAGATAGGCCTATGGAAAAAAAATCCTACTCTCGGGCAAGAAGGAGTCGGACCAAAGCAGGCGAGACAGGAAAATTGGCAGATGAAGTTCCACCACCATCAGGGTTGATGCCAGCACCATTAAAAACTGCAGATATTATACCATCGCCGCCTTCAGCAAAGACTGGTAATTGGGAGGCACCTGCTGAGGCAAATCTGGGTGGTCTTGAACAAGACATGACTCAGTTGAATATGACAGAACAAAACTGGAATCAAGGGCAACCCCAGTTCATACCACCACAAG GTTTGCCTAATCAGATGCACATTGGAGCAGCCCCACCCCCTCAATTCAACAGGATAGAAGACATG GGAGTTCAAGCTGGGCGTGCCAAGCGCTACTCATCACAGCGTCAGAGGCCTGTCCCCGAACCTGCTCCACCAGTCCATATAAGCATAATGGAAGGGCATTACTATGATGCAC TACAGTTCCAAGGTCCAATTTATACACATGGTGAAAATCCTACTCCACTTCCTCCTCAAGGGGTGATTGTTCAACCAGAAATGCATCTTTCACATCCAG GATTGCATCCTCATCAGACACCTGCACCTCTGGCTAATCCTGGTTTATATCCTCCTCCTGTCTCCATGCCTCCTGGGCagcagccaccaccaccaccaccacaacagctGTTAGCACCAACCTACTTTCCCCCTCCCGGAGTAATGAATTTTGGCAACCCCAGTTACCCCTATCCTCCAGGAGCACTTCcacctcccccacctccccaTCTCTATCCTAACACTCAA GCTCAGTCACAGGTGTATGGAGGGGTCACCTATTACAACACAGTTCAGCAGCAAGTGCAGCCCAAACCTTCACCTCCCCGAAGAGCCTCCCAGCCAGTCACTATCAAACCACCCCCTCCTGAGGTCTGTTATTTCCCCCCTGTCTCTTCCTAG